From one Catellatospora sp. IY07-71 genomic stretch:
- a CDS encoding DEAD/DEAH box helicase: MSQEQTRTSSEDTTAFIDLGLRPELLKALATLGYEEPTPIQREAIGPLLAGRDLLGQAATGTGKTAAFALPVLQQWADGIEGRKSTDPVALILVPTRELAVQVSEAFHRYGRDLGVQVLPIYGGQPIGRQLQALRRGVDIVVATPGRALDHIGRGTLRLADLRTVVLDEADEMLDMGFAEDIEAILQETPDTRQTVLFSATMPSRVDGLVKRYLRNAIRIQMGRAAAAPGESPKVRQSAYVVARAHKPAALGRVLDVEAPAAAIVFCRTREEVDQLTETMNGRGFRAEALHGGMSQEQRDRVMGRLRAGTADLLVATDVAARGLDIEQLTHVINYDVPSAPEAYVHRIGRVGRAGREGVAVTLAEPREHRMLKAIERVTKQRITMEKIPTVADMRSRRLEMTRAALQENLLEGDFDRFRVVVETLADEFDIVEVALAAVKLAHETMGNAPDDETIPDIAEPPADRRDRSGPGAGRRDSARGARTAAGAVKLFIGLGRRDGVRPQDLVGAIAGESGLAGRDIGAIEIADRFSLVEVPAAAADHVIDALRTATIKNKRVSVRLDRDREAPARRQRW, encoded by the coding sequence ATGTCCCAGGAACAGACCCGGACCTCGTCCGAGGACACCACCGCCTTCATCGACCTGGGACTGCGGCCCGAACTGCTGAAGGCGCTGGCCACGCTCGGCTATGAGGAACCGACGCCGATCCAGCGCGAGGCCATCGGACCGCTGCTGGCAGGCCGTGACCTGCTCGGCCAGGCCGCCACCGGTACCGGCAAGACCGCTGCGTTCGCACTGCCGGTGCTGCAGCAGTGGGCCGACGGCATCGAGGGCCGCAAGAGCACCGATCCGGTGGCGCTCATCCTGGTCCCGACCCGCGAACTCGCCGTGCAGGTCTCCGAAGCCTTCCACCGCTACGGCCGCGACCTCGGCGTACAGGTGCTGCCCATCTACGGCGGCCAGCCCATCGGCCGCCAACTGCAGGCGTTGCGGCGCGGCGTCGACATCGTCGTGGCCACCCCCGGCCGGGCCCTGGACCACATCGGCCGGGGCACGCTGCGGCTGGCCGACCTGCGCACCGTCGTGCTGGACGAAGCCGACGAGATGCTTGACATGGGCTTCGCCGAGGACATCGAGGCCATCCTGCAGGAGACGCCCGACACCCGGCAGACCGTACTGTTCTCGGCCACCATGCCGTCGCGGGTGGACGGTCTGGTCAAGCGCTACCTGCGTAACGCGATCCGGATCCAGATGGGCCGGGCCGCTGCCGCGCCAGGCGAGTCGCCGAAGGTCCGGCAGAGCGCCTACGTGGTGGCCCGCGCGCACAAGCCGGCCGCACTGGGCCGGGTGCTCGACGTCGAAGCCCCCGCGGCCGCGATCGTCTTCTGCCGTACCCGCGAGGAGGTCGACCAGCTCACCGAGACCATGAACGGCCGCGGCTTCCGGGCCGAGGCGCTGCACGGCGGGATGAGCCAGGAGCAGCGCGACCGGGTGATGGGCCGGCTGCGCGCCGGCACCGCCGACCTGCTGGTCGCCACCGACGTCGCCGCCCGCGGCCTGGACATCGAGCAGCTCACCCACGTGATCAACTATGATGTGCCGTCGGCGCCGGAGGCCTACGTGCACCGCATCGGCCGAGTCGGCCGCGCCGGTCGCGAAGGCGTCGCCGTCACCCTCGCCGAACCCCGCGAGCACCGGATGCTCAAGGCGATCGAGCGGGTCACCAAGCAGCGCATCACCATGGAGAAGATCCCCACCGTCGCCGACATGCGCTCCCGCCGGCTGGAGATGACCCGCGCCGCCCTGCAGGAGAACCTGCTCGAAGGCGACTTCGACCGGTTCCGGGTCGTCGTCGAGACGCTGGCCGACGAGTTCGACATCGTCGAGGTCGCACTGGCCGCCGTCAAACTCGCTCACGAGACGATGGGCAACGCACCCGACGACGAGACGATCCCGGACATCGCCGAGCCGCCCGCCGACCGTCGTGACCGGTCCGGCCCCGGTGCCGGCCGCCGCGACAGCGCCCGCGGCGCCCGTACCGCGGCGGGTGCGGTCAAGCTCTTCATCGGGCTCGGCCGCCGCGACGGTGTACGCCCCCAGGATCTGGTCGGCGCGATCGCCGGGGAGTCGGGCCTGGCCGGCCGCGACATCGGCGCTATCGAGATCGCCGACCGGTTCTCGCTGGTCGAGGTCCCTGCGGCGGCGGCCGACCACGTCATCGACGCGCTTCGGACCGCGACCATCAAGAACAAACGCGTCAGCGTACGGCTTGATCGCGACCGGGAAGCGCCGGCTCGTCGCCAACGCTGGTAG
- a CDS encoding cold-shock protein: protein MAVGTVKWFNADKGFGFITPDDGGADLFAHFSAIASSGFRSLEENQRVEFEITQGAKGPQAANIRTI, encoded by the coding sequence ATGGCTGTCGGTACTGTGAAGTGGTTCAACGCGGACAAGGGCTTCGGATTCATCACCCCGGACGACGGTGGCGCGGATCTGTTCGCCCACTTCTCGGCGATCGCCTCGAGCGGGTTCCGTAGCCTCGAGGAGAACCAGCGGGTCGAGTTCGAGATCACGCAGGGCGCCAAGGGCCCGCAGGCCGCGAACATCCGCACCATCTGA
- a CDS encoding methyltransferase has translation MPASTSAPLEPFVASSADGFDGLRLVHLPFVPEIRLHLADDAIVLRARLEAQVGPGLTPFWANAWAGGQALARYVLDHPQSVAGRRVLDVASGSGLVAIAAAKAGAAEVTANDIDPYALAAVAMNAAANGVTVAVNEGDLLDGDGGDADVVLAGDAFYDPDLAARMLGFLRRAAAARDVRFLVGDPGRGHLPDRWLTVLTSYLVRGLGAAEDAELTEVSVFGRAG, from the coding sequence TTGCCTGCGTCGACCAGCGCCCCGCTCGAACCCTTCGTCGCGTCCAGCGCCGACGGGTTCGACGGATTGCGCCTTGTGCATCTTCCGTTCGTACCGGAGATCCGCCTTCATCTGGCCGATGACGCGATCGTGCTGCGGGCCAGGTTGGAGGCGCAGGTCGGGCCGGGGCTCACGCCGTTCTGGGCGAACGCCTGGGCCGGTGGCCAGGCCCTCGCCCGGTACGTCCTGGACCACCCGCAGTCGGTGGCGGGCCGTCGGGTGCTCGACGTCGCGTCCGGATCCGGCCTGGTCGCCATCGCCGCGGCCAAGGCGGGCGCGGCCGAGGTGACCGCCAACGACATCGACCCGTACGCACTGGCGGCCGTCGCGATGAACGCCGCGGCCAACGGGGTCACCGTGGCGGTGAACGAGGGTGACCTGCTCGACGGCGATGGCGGCGACGCCGACGTGGTCCTCGCCGGCGATGCCTTCTACGACCCCGATCTCGCCGCGCGGATGCTGGGGTTCCTGCGCCGCGCCGCCGCCGCCCGCGACGTCCGTTTCCTCGTCGGTGATCCCGGCCGCGGGCACCTGCCTGACCGGTGGCTGACGGTGCTGACCAGCTATCTGGTACGCGGGCTGGGCGCCGCCGAGGACGCCGAGCTCACCGAGGTTTCGGTGTTCGGCCGCGCCGGGTAG
- a CDS encoding BTAD domain-containing putative transcriptional regulator, which yields MEFRLLGPFEACHDGRLVQIASRRQERCLLALLLLDLGRLVTIDRLINLLWNDTAPASARGAVYTYVGRLRAALSPYGVRITTRADGYLVEADDHRVDVTDFHRTVQQGIDAADPAVRAALLDGALRMWRGPLLADVADDALRHRLDGQLDEARLVAVEMRAEAQLALGRHARVSKDLAGLADAYPLRERLVGVLMTAHYRAARQADALLLYEATRKALATELGVDPGPDLQELHRRILRNDASMDQPRRAVYEVRIREEVLPWTVGGHPALDFCNTFAGWGLPTPPPPGAEWLRGYNTFAVWCGYIGLADDPTVTRLLTLAGRDPAEADRTLEQARTLRAQVYACLSGPADHTAFDAVARAAEAAAKTLEYTRDETGGGRWRPSLDAGLRLPLHATAWSAAELLADPRRLTVRSCTDSHCRWLFLDEAGMRRWCSLVTCAR from the coding sequence ATGGAGTTCCGCCTGCTCGGCCCATTCGAGGCCTGTCACGACGGCCGCCTCGTGCAGATCGCCAGCCGCCGCCAGGAACGCTGCCTGCTGGCCCTGCTGCTGCTCGACCTCGGACGCCTGGTCACCATCGACCGCCTCATCAACCTGCTATGGAACGACACCGCGCCGGCCTCGGCACGCGGTGCCGTGTACACCTATGTGGGCCGCCTACGCGCCGCGCTGAGCCCGTACGGAGTGCGCATCACCACGCGCGCGGACGGTTACCTCGTCGAGGCCGACGACCACCGTGTCGACGTCACCGACTTCCACCGCACAGTGCAGCAAGGAATCGACGCCGCTGATCCCGCGGTGCGAGCCGCCCTGCTCGACGGCGCGTTGCGAATGTGGCGAGGACCGCTGCTGGCCGACGTGGCCGACGACGCGCTGCGGCACCGGCTCGACGGGCAACTCGACGAGGCCCGGCTGGTCGCCGTCGAAATGCGCGCCGAGGCGCAGCTCGCCCTCGGTCGGCACGCCCGCGTGAGCAAGGACCTGGCCGGGCTCGCCGACGCCTATCCCCTGCGCGAACGGCTCGTCGGCGTCCTGATGACCGCCCACTACCGCGCCGCCCGCCAGGCCGACGCCCTGCTGCTGTACGAGGCCACCCGCAAGGCCCTGGCCACCGAACTCGGCGTCGACCCCGGCCCCGACCTGCAAGAACTGCACCGGCGCATCCTCCGCAACGATGCGAGCATGGACCAGCCACGCCGCGCGGTGTACGAGGTGCGGATCCGCGAGGAGGTGCTGCCCTGGACCGTCGGCGGGCATCCCGCGCTCGACTTCTGCAACACGTTCGCCGGCTGGGGTCTCCCGACACCACCCCCACCCGGCGCCGAATGGCTTCGCGGCTACAACACCTTCGCCGTGTGGTGCGGCTACATCGGGCTCGCCGACGACCCGACGGTCACGCGCCTGCTCACGCTCGCCGGCCGCGACCCGGCTGAGGCCGACCGGACCCTCGAGCAGGCGCGGACACTTCGCGCCCAGGTGTACGCCTGCCTCAGCGGGCCCGCCGACCACACCGCGTTCGACGCGGTCGCCAGAGCCGCGGAGGCGGCTGCCAAGACGCTGGAGTACACCCGCGACGAGACCGGCGGAGGGCGCTGGCGGCCCAGCCTGGACGCCGGACTCCGGCTGCCCCTGCACGCCACCGCCTGGAGTGCTGCCGAACTGCTCGCCGACCCCCGCCGGCTGACCGTACGCTCCTGCACGGATTCGCACTGCCGGTGGCTGTTCCTGGACGAGGCCGGCATGCGCCGCTGGTGCAGCCTGGTGACCTGCGCCCGTTAG